A single genomic interval of Desulfarculaceae bacterium harbors:
- a CDS encoding 4Fe-4S dicluster domain-containing protein: protein MSQTQPITQAAPAPPSPGEAISPDGRWLAEVETASGVKAGACYGCKKCSNGCPLTFAMDLHPYQVVRLLQFGQMERLESSATVWVCASCQTCLTRCPNQVDLPRLMDWLKERLHGRGAEVGEKNTRLFHELFLKGVAKRGRVFEGELMAGYMLRTGGAFGPEAVKSARLGLTMLKKGRMKLLPARTKERRWLKALFAPPRGGGGHDSG, encoded by the coding sequence ATGTCCCAGACCCAGCCAATTACTCAAGCCGCCCCCGCCCCCCCCTCGCCCGGCGAGGCCATATCGCCCGACGGCCGCTGGCTGGCCGAAGTCGAGACCGCCAGCGGGGTGAAGGCCGGGGCCTGCTACGGCTGTAAGAAGTGCTCCAACGGCTGCCCGCTCACTTTTGCCATGGACCTGCACCCCTATCAGGTGGTGCGCCTGCTCCAGTTCGGCCAGATGGAGCGCCTGGAGTCCTCGGCCACGGTGTGGGTATGCGCCTCCTGCCAGACCTGCCTCACCCGCTGCCCCAACCAGGTTGACCTGCCCCGGCTCATGGACTGGCTCAAGGAGCGCCTGCACGGGCGCGGGGCCGAGGTGGGCGAAAAGAACACCCGCCTTTTCCACGAGCTGTTCCTCAAGGGCGTGGCCAAGCGGGGCCGGGTCTTCGAAGGCGAGCTCATGGCCGGCTACATGCTGAGAACCGGCGGGGCCTTTGGCCCCGAGGCCGTCAAGAGCGCCCGCCTGGGCCTGACCATGCTCAAAAAAGGCCGCATGAAGCTTTTGCCCGCGCGCACCAAGGAGCGCCGCTGGCTGAAGGCGTTGTTTGCCCCGCCCCGGGGAGGAGGAGGTCATGACTCAGGTTAG
- a CDS encoding response regulator, whose protein sequence is MAKRVLVVDDEMDVRTFISTLLDSNGYKVVVAENGEQGWAKFNEIKPDLVTLDVMMPKESGIKMYRDIKTDPAFAATPVLIISGLARKTFLHSQKVLDQFKNQSVPEPDGYIEKPPEPEELLGEVKRIVG, encoded by the coding sequence ATGGCTAAGCGAGTTTTGGTGGTGGACGACGAGATGGACGTTCGCACCTTCATTTCCACCCTGCTGGACAGCAACGGCTACAAGGTGGTGGTGGCCGAAAACGGCGAGCAGGGCTGGGCCAAGTTCAACGAGATCAAGCCCGATCTGGTGACCCTGGACGTGATGATGCCCAAGGAGAGCGGCATCAAGATGTATAGGGACATCAAGACCGACCCGGCTTTCGCCGCCACTCCGGTGCTGATTATCAGCGGCCTGGCCAGAAAGACCTTCCTGCACTCGCAGAAGGTCTTGGACCAGTTCAAGAACCAGAGCGTGCCCGAGCCCGACGGCTACATAGAAAAGCCCCCCGAGCCCGAGGAGCTTCTGGGCGAGGTCAAGCGCATCGTCGGATAG
- a CDS encoding universal stress protein, whose product MITYKNILYCTDFSEDAEIALHHAVDLAKRHGAKLHVLHCPHSTLRYMPTETSEGAEPGDVTYASPELLAELTEKLKERYGKRLEGLDVDWVVRAGTPFVEILRYVRDKDIDLVVMGTVGASAEEDTHYGSTVEQVAKRCPCHVMAIRNPERLYTLQS is encoded by the coding sequence ATGATTACTTACAAGAACATCCTCTATTGCACGGATTTCTCCGAGGACGCGGAGATAGCCCTGCACCACGCGGTGGACCTGGCCAAGCGCCACGGGGCCAAGCTGCACGTGCTGCACTGCCCCCACTCCACCCTGCGCTACATGCCCACCGAGACCAGCGAGGGGGCCGAACCCGGCGACGTGACCTACGCCTCGCCGGAGCTGCTGGCCGAGCTGACCGAGAAGCTCAAGGAGCGCTACGGCAAGCGCCTGGAGGGCCTGGACGTGGATTGGGTGGTCCGGGCGGGCACGCCGTTCGTGGAGATCCTGCGCTATGTGCGCGACAAGGACATCGACCTGGTGGTGATGGGCACGGTGGGCGCCTCGGCCGAGGAGGACACCCACTACGGCAGCACGGTGGAACAGGTGGCCAAGCGCTGCCCCTGCCACGTGATGGCCATACGCAATCCCGAGCGCCTGTACACCCTCCAGTCTTAA
- a CDS encoding hybrid sensor histidine kinase/response regulator encodes MNRCAPLPYRRLLLIDDEPGIRRMLSLSLEADGYEVSTAGGGAEGLAIFEQEKPDLVLTDLKMPGMDGIEVLERIKAMSPEAEVIVITGHGDLDLAIKSLRLQASDFITKPINDQALEVALERASQRLALKAELRSHTQELERRVAEATAQVVANERLAAVGQTVSALVHSIKNMLAGLKGGAYLVSQGLGQQRRNLCDEGLEMLNRNIGRVQDLVKDLLNIAKPRSPEAEPVDLGALVAEAAACLKSEADKRGVELVLVTPEHGGPQTMADGEMLLDAYLNLLSNAIDAAATVTRGRVTLSCREGVDGTCLQVQDNGPGLDPEAAERIFQGFYSTKGAAGTGLGLMVAKKTAEEHGGRVEFSSQPGEGAVFKLILPPVPKPEDEH; translated from the coding sequence ATGAACCGTTGCGCTCCCCTCCCCTACCGCCGCCTGCTGCTCATAGACGACGAGCCGGGCATTAGGCGCATGCTGTCGCTGTCCCTGGAGGCAGACGGCTACGAGGTCTCCACCGCGGGCGGCGGGGCCGAGGGCCTGGCCATCTTTGAGCAGGAGAAGCCCGACCTGGTGCTCACCGACCTGAAGATGCCGGGCATGGACGGCATCGAGGTGCTGGAGCGCATCAAGGCCATGAGCCCCGAGGCCGAGGTGATCGTGATCACCGGGCACGGCGACCTGGACCTGGCCATAAAGTCCCTGCGCCTCCAGGCCAGCGACTTCATCACCAAGCCCATCAACGACCAGGCCCTGGAGGTGGCCCTGGAGCGGGCCAGCCAGCGCCTGGCCCTCAAGGCCGAGCTACGCTCCCACACCCAGGAGCTGGAGCGCCGGGTGGCCGAGGCCACGGCCCAGGTGGTGGCCAACGAGCGCCTGGCCGCGGTGGGCCAGACGGTGAGCGCCCTGGTGCACTCCATCAAGAACATGCTGGCCGGGCTCAAGGGCGGGGCCTATCTGGTCTCCCAGGGCCTGGGGCAACAGCGGCGCAACCTGTGCGACGAGGGCCTGGAGATGCTGAACCGCAACATCGGCCGGGTGCAGGATTTGGTAAAGGACCTGCTCAACATCGCCAAGCCGCGCAGCCCGGAGGCGGAGCCGGTGGACCTGGGGGCCCTGGTGGCCGAGGCCGCCGCCTGTCTGAAGTCCGAAGCCGACAAGCGCGGGGTGGAGCTGGTGCTGGTGACCCCCGAGCACGGCGGGCCCCAAACCATGGCTGACGGCGAGATGCTCCTGGACGCCTACCTGAACCTACTCTCCAACGCCATCGACGCGGCGGCCACCGTGACCCGGGGACGGGTGACCCTGAGCTGCCGCGAGGGCGTGGACGGCACTTGCCTGCAAGTGCAGGACAACGGGCCGGGCCTGGACCCCGAGGCGGCCGAGCGCATATTTCAGGGCTTCTATAGCACCAAGGGCGCGGCGGGCACCGGCCTGGGCCTGATGGTGGCCAAAAAGACCGCCGAGGAGCACGGCGGGCGGGTGGAGTTTTCCAGCCAACCCGGCGAGGGGGCGGTGTTCAAGCTGATCCTGCCCCCGGTTCCCAAGCCCGAGGACGAACACTGA
- a CDS encoding PAS domain S-box protein, whose amino-acid sequence MQPKPLKLTNRLVFKLTLWVGLCLMALTTASAYWAVHLQEKRSVDKMRQTGHWFSDTVKRATSYGMLKDQRESLHHIIEAMGRQKGVEVIRVFNKKGRIMFSSRASEIGRLVDLDSEACYACHFKDRPLERLAIDERSRIFKASAKNGGHRVLGVINPIYTSPACYTDPCHVHPKGQKVLGVLDVALSLGAVDAQVGQSARRVAIYAAIMCVAICAVVALFTYYFVNRPLSALLGATRRITAGDYEQKIKPQTDDEIGELATAFDLMRRGIKEKTEDLEHGRREYQQLFEEVPCYITVQDADFKLLAHNKRFADDFGPSLGRYCYRAYKNRDDRCPNCAVAKTFGDGQVHSAQERVVGADGKTRYFLNLTSPITDKKGDMVAVMEMATDITDVLRLEEELKRSEEKYRLFFNNDPNPIFVFDADTLEIMDANDRAVADYRMALEELLSTTFLCLTHQGDRQRVVEFIAGREAFLPNVRQQRGDGENFYVNLRASYGEHLGRSAVIATTSDITERLQTEQQLIQAAKMATLGEMSAGVAHELNQPLTVIGTGSSYLLKSVQRGRQVDPKTLFSVAKELSEQVERARRIITHLREFGRKHEVSAEGISLNEPIRGVLGLLGQQLAVHDIKVRTELDPELPLVLGDVNRMEQVFINLVMNARDAIQERREQKGGPGGLIEIKSFVEDGKAVVTVSDNGTGIASADQDRIFQPFFTTKEVGKGTGLGLSISYGIVRDFGGSITLKSEAGVGATFRLSFPAMKGEAA is encoded by the coding sequence ATGCAACCAAAGCCCCTAAAGCTGACCAACCGGCTGGTCTTCAAGCTGACCCTGTGGGTGGGCCTGTGCCTCATGGCCCTTACCACGGCCTCGGCTTATTGGGCGGTGCATTTGCAAGAGAAGCGCTCGGTGGACAAGATGCGCCAGACCGGCCACTGGTTCAGCGACACGGTGAAGCGGGCCACCAGCTACGGGATGCTCAAGGACCAGCGGGAGAGCCTGCACCACATCATCGAGGCCATGGGCCGCCAAAAGGGCGTCGAGGTGATCCGGGTGTTCAACAAGAAGGGCCGCATCATGTTCTCCAGCCGCGCCTCGGAGATAGGCCGCCTGGTGGACCTGGACTCCGAGGCCTGCTACGCCTGCCACTTCAAGGACCGGCCCCTGGAGCGCCTGGCCATCGACGAGCGCAGCCGCATCTTCAAGGCCAGCGCCAAGAACGGGGGCCACCGGGTGCTGGGGGTGATCAACCCCATCTACACCAGCCCGGCCTGCTACACCGACCCCTGCCACGTACACCCCAAGGGACAGAAGGTGCTGGGGGTCTTGGACGTGGCCCTGTCCCTGGGCGCGGTGGACGCCCAGGTGGGCCAGAGCGCCCGTCGTGTGGCGATTTACGCGGCCATCATGTGCGTGGCCATCTGCGCGGTGGTGGCCCTGTTCACCTACTACTTCGTCAACCGCCCGCTCTCGGCCCTGCTGGGAGCCACCCGGCGCATCACCGCCGGGGACTACGAACAGAAGATCAAGCCCCAGACCGACGACGAGATCGGCGAGCTGGCCACGGCCTTCGACCTCATGCGCCGGGGCATCAAGGAAAAGACCGAGGACCTGGAGCATGGCCGCCGCGAGTATCAGCAGCTGTTCGAAGAGGTGCCCTGCTACATCACGGTGCAGGACGCGGATTTCAAGCTGTTGGCCCACAACAAGCGCTTTGCCGACGACTTCGGCCCCAGCCTGGGGCGCTATTGCTACCGCGCCTACAAGAACCGGGACGACCGCTGCCCCAACTGCGCGGTGGCCAAGACCTTTGGCGACGGCCAGGTGCATAGCGCCCAGGAGCGGGTGGTGGGCGCGGACGGCAAGACGCGCTACTTCCTGAACCTCACCAGCCCCATCACCGACAAGAAGGGCGATATGGTGGCGGTGATGGAGATGGCCACCGACATCACCGATGTATTGCGCCTGGAAGAGGAGCTCAAGCGCTCGGAAGAAAAGTACCGCCTGTTCTTCAACAACGACCCCAACCCCATCTTCGTCTTCGACGCCGACACCCTGGAGATCATGGACGCCAACGACCGGGCCGTGGCCGATTACCGCATGGCCCTGGAAGAGCTGCTGAGCACCACCTTCCTCTGCCTGACCCACCAGGGCGACCGGCAGCGGGTGGTGGAGTTCATCGCCGGGCGCGAGGCCTTCTTGCCCAACGTGCGCCAGCAGCGCGGCGACGGCGAAAACTTCTACGTGAACCTCAGGGCCTCCTACGGCGAACACCTGGGACGCTCGGCGGTGATCGCCACCACCAGCGACATAACCGAGCGCCTGCAAACCGAGCAGCAGCTTATCCAGGCGGCCAAGATGGCCACCCTGGGCGAGATGAGCGCCGGGGTGGCCCACGAGCTCAACCAGCCGCTGACCGTGATCGGCACGGGCAGCAGCTATCTGCTCAAGAGCGTGCAGCGCGGCCGCCAGGTGGACCCCAAGACCCTGTTCAGCGTGGCCAAGGAGCTTAGCGAGCAGGTGGAGCGGGCCCGGCGCATCATCACCCACCTGAGGGAGTTCGGCCGCAAGCACGAGGTGAGCGCCGAGGGCATAAGCCTCAACGAGCCCATCCGGGGCGTCTTGGGCCTATTGGGCCAGCAGCTGGCGGTGCACGACATCAAGGTGCGCACCGAGCTGGACCCGGAGCTGCCCCTGGTGCTGGGCGACGTGAACCGCATGGAGCAGGTGTTCATCAACCTGGTGATGAACGCCCGCGACGCCATCCAGGAGCGCCGGGAGCAAAAGGGCGGGCCGGGCGGGCTCATCGAGATCAAGAGCTTCGTGGAGGACGGCAAGGCGGTGGTCACCGTCAGCGACAACGGCACGGGCATCGCCTCGGCCGACCAGGACCGCATCTTCCAGCCCTTCTTCACCACCAAGGAGGTGGGCAAGGGCACCGGCCTGGGCCTGTCCATCTCCTACGGCATCGTACGCGACTTCGGGGGCAGCATAACCCTCAAGAGCGAGGCCGGGGTGGGAGCCACCTTCCGCCTGAGCTTCCCGGCCATGAAGGGGGAAGCGGCATGA
- a CDS encoding sigma 54-interacting transcriptional regulator, with translation MKPPDQPKASLQEPRRVLEAMTLGVLAVDLQGRITYFNHAAERICGVERDKVLGAPCSEVLKSTLCEEYCPVRRAMETGEEQPSTEAVFIRQGGRSVVPVKICASPLMDEEGRLIGAVETFQSLPLGSLADKRVNGHRKWEDFIGASPEVGRIFDTLQVAAPSKITVLIEGPTGTGKDLLAQIIHHNSTRAGRPFIKVNCAALPENLLESEMFGYSKGAFTGAERDKPGRFDLADGGTILLDEISELPLSLQAKLLRVLEEQEFFPLGAHATTKVDVRILAASNKPLERQVALGLFREDLYYRLNVIKISVPALKERTEDIPLLIRRFIQKKNIANGTYICRFSPETLNLLLNYDYPGNVREMENILEHACLLCRGDIIKLNHLPANLQAICDSQLPPTGQRRAKDELVRVLDRHAWNQTKAAEELGINRTTLWRRMKRLGLTRPQ, from the coding sequence ATGAAACCGCCGGACCAGCCCAAAGCCAGCCTCCAGGAACCCCGCCGGGTTTTGGAGGCCATGACCCTGGGCGTGTTGGCCGTGGACCTGCAGGGGCGCATCACCTATTTCAACCACGCGGCCGAGCGAATCTGCGGGGTGGAGCGCGACAAGGTTTTGGGCGCGCCCTGCTCCGAGGTGCTCAAGTCCACCCTGTGCGAGGAGTACTGCCCGGTGCGCCGGGCCATGGAGACCGGCGAGGAGCAGCCCAGCACCGAGGCGGTGTTCATCCGCCAGGGCGGGCGCTCGGTGGTGCCGGTGAAGATCTGCGCCTCGCCGCTGATGGACGAGGAAGGCCGCCTCATCGGCGCGGTGGAGACCTTCCAGAGCCTGCCCCTGGGCAGCCTGGCCGATAAGCGGGTCAACGGCCACCGCAAGTGGGAGGACTTCATCGGGGCCAGCCCCGAGGTGGGGCGCATCTTCGACACCCTGCAAGTGGCCGCGCCCAGCAAGATCACGGTGCTCATCGAGGGCCCCACCGGCACGGGCAAGGATCTGCTGGCCCAGATCATCCACCACAACAGCACTCGGGCGGGCCGGCCCTTCATCAAGGTGAACTGCGCCGCCCTGCCCGAGAACCTGCTGGAGTCGGAGATGTTCGGCTACAGCAAGGGAGCCTTCACCGGGGCCGAGCGCGACAAGCCGGGGCGTTTCGACCTGGCCGACGGAGGCACCATCCTGCTGGACGAGATCAGCGAGCTGCCCCTGTCCTTGCAGGCCAAGCTCCTCAGGGTCTTGGAGGAGCAGGAGTTCTTTCCCCTGGGGGCCCACGCCACCACCAAGGTGGACGTGCGCATCCTGGCGGCCAGCAACAAGCCCCTGGAGCGCCAGGTGGCCCTGGGCCTGTTCCGCGAGGACCTCTACTACCGCCTCAACGTGATCAAGATCAGCGTGCCCGCCCTCAAGGAACGCACCGAAGACATCCCGCTGTTGATCCGCCGCTTCATCCAGAAGAAAAACATAGCCAACGGCACCTACATCTGCCGCTTCTCGCCCGAGACCCTGAACCTCCTGCTCAACTACGACTACCCGGGCAACGTGCGCGAGATGGAGAACATCCTGGAACACGCCTGCCTGTTGTGCCGGGGCGACATCATCAAGCTCAACCATTTGCCGGCCAACCTCCAAGCCATATGCGACAGCCAGCTGCCGCCCACCGGCCAGCGCCGGGCCAAGGACGAGCTGGTGCGGGTCTTGGACCGCCACGCATGGAACCAGACCAAGGCCGCCGAGGAGCTGGGCATCAACCGCACCACCCTGTGGCGGCGCATGAAACGCCTGGGCCTCACCCGGCCGCAATAG
- a CDS encoding sigma 54-interacting transcriptional regulator, with amino-acid sequence MSSADSNLALAAGEAVVALDGAQRIMGGNQAARQLLGDDLEAGAVFSLAGLLEGPDLSQAQSALEAALAKGRSAQNLRASARDSSGQEFSCEYSINPLFGPGRQVIGAVINLRDLDFAPLSGGHLDPGDSLPNMPRLGYQSLFENLAEGIFTINTRWRITSFNQRAEELTGYRREEVLGRHCWDIFRSDLCGSGCPLRTTLETGVTRMDQDVRMLDKRGGRLGVLVNTSVVRDRTGSVVGAVESFRPLDGLEQPADQESHSFEEIVGSSEPMRRLFDMLPDVAASEASVLISGESGTGKELFARAIHAQSPRSKGPFVAVNCSALAETLLESELFGHEKAAFTGAVRSKVGRFELAKGGTLFLDEIGELKPELQVKLLRVLEQRVFERVGGTRLIPMDARIIAATNRDLPRAMAEGAFREDLFYRLRTVPLTIPPLRKRPEDIPLLVSHFIKVMNQRYKKQVRSVDPKVMRLFTNYPWPGNVRELERVMEHAYVFVKGPAILPAYLPSLGEFWRERNGGPAEDEAVESGPEGAEDSERRAILDALAQAGGRRQAAADLLGISRTSLWRRMKALGLA; translated from the coding sequence ATGAGTTCGGCGGATAGCAACCTGGCCCTGGCCGCCGGGGAGGCGGTGGTGGCCCTGGACGGCGCCCAGCGCATCATGGGCGGCAACCAGGCCGCCCGCCAGCTGTTGGGCGACGACCTGGAGGCCGGGGCGGTGTTCAGCCTGGCCGGCCTTTTGGAAGGCCCGGACTTGTCCCAGGCCCAGAGCGCCCTGGAGGCGGCCCTGGCCAAGGGGCGCTCCGCCCAGAACCTGCGTGCCTCGGCCCGCGACTCCTCGGGCCAGGAATTCTCCTGCGAATACTCCATCAACCCCTTGTTCGGACCGGGCCGCCAGGTCATTGGCGCGGTGATCAACCTGCGCGACCTGGACTTCGCCCCGCTCAGCGGCGGCCACCTGGACCCGGGCGACAGCCTGCCCAACATGCCCCGCCTGGGCTACCAGTCCCTTTTCGAGAACCTGGCCGAGGGCATCTTCACCATCAACACCCGCTGGCGCATCACCAGCTTCAACCAGCGGGCCGAGGAACTCACCGGCTACCGCCGCGAGGAGGTGCTGGGCCGCCACTGCTGGGACATCTTCCGCTCCGACCTCTGCGGCTCGGGCTGCCCCCTGCGCACCACCCTGGAGACCGGGGTGACCCGCATGGACCAGGACGTGCGCATGTTGGACAAGCGGGGCGGCCGCCTGGGGGTGCTGGTCAACACCAGCGTGGTGCGCGACCGCACCGGCAGCGTGGTGGGCGCGGTGGAGAGCTTTCGGCCTCTGGACGGCCTGGAGCAGCCCGCCGACCAGGAGAGCCATAGCTTCGAGGAGATCGTGGGGTCCAGCGAACCCATGCGGCGGCTCTTCGACATGCTGCCCGACGTGGCCGCCAGCGAGGCCAGCGTGCTCATCAGCGGCGAGAGCGGCACGGGCAAGGAGCTCTTCGCCCGGGCCATCCACGCCCAGTCGCCCCGCAGCAAGGGACCCTTCGTGGCCGTGAACTGCTCGGCCCTGGCCGAGACCCTCCTGGAGAGCGAGCTGTTCGGCCACGAGAAGGCGGCCTTCACCGGCGCGGTGCGCTCCAAGGTGGGGCGCTTCGAGCTGGCCAAGGGCGGCACCCTGTTCTTGGACGAGATCGGTGAGCTCAAGCCCGAGCTCCAGGTCAAGCTGCTGCGCGTGTTGGAGCAGCGGGTCTTCGAGCGGGTGGGGGGCACCCGGCTCATCCCCATGGACGCGCGCATCATCGCGGCCACCAACCGCGACCTGCCCCGGGCCATGGCCGAGGGTGCTTTCCGCGAGGACCTCTTCTACCGCCTGCGCACCGTGCCCCTGACCATTCCCCCCCTGCGCAAGCGGCCCGAGGACATCCCCCTGCTGGTGAGCCACTTCATCAAGGTGATGAACCAGCGTTACAAGAAGCAGGTGCGCTCGGTGGACCCCAAGGTGATGCGCCTGTTCACCAACTACCCCTGGCCGGGCAACGTGCGCGAGCTGGAGCGGGTCATGGAGCACGCCTATGTGTTCGTCAAGGGCCCGGCCATCCTGCCCGCCTATCTGCCCTCCCTGGGCGAGTTCTGGCGCGAGCGCAACGGCGGCCCGGCCGAGGACGAGGCCGTCGAGTCCGGCCCCGAAGGCGCGGAGGACTCCGAGCGCCGGGCCATCCTGGATGCGCTGGCCCAGGCCGGGGGCCGCCGCCAGGCCGCGGCCGATCTGTTGGGCATCAGCCGCACCTCCCTGTGGCGCCGCATGAAGGCCCTGGGCCTGGCCTAG
- a CDS encoding NAD(P)H-dependent oxidoreductase subunit E has protein sequence MDIDIDEIIERYPGKPEYLIFLMQDIQAAFNYISPEALTLVCDHTGVPESQAYAVATFYGSFSLEPKGENMVQVCLGTACHLKGSGLIAENLMRSIGLEEPGTTEDLKFTVETVNCLGACALAPVAVVNGDYQPKVTSPKLMKKVSKLGSE, from the coding sequence ATTGACATCGACATTGATGAAATCATAGAGCGCTATCCCGGCAAACCGGAATACCTCATCTTCCTGATGCAGGACATTCAGGCCGCCTTCAACTATATCTCGCCCGAGGCCCTCACCCTGGTCTGCGACCACACCGGAGTGCCCGAGAGCCAGGCCTATGCCGTGGCCACCTTCTACGGCTCCTTCAGCCTGGAGCCCAAGGGCGAAAACATGGTCCAGGTCTGCCTGGGCACCGCCTGCCACCTCAAGGGCAGCGGGCTCATCGCCGAGAACCTGATGCGCAGCATCGGCCTGGAGGAGCCCGGCACCACCGAGGACCTCAAGTTCACGGTGGAGACGGTCAACTGCCTGGGCGCCTGCGCCCTGGCCCCGGTGGCGGTGGTCAACGGCGACTACCAACCCAAGGTGACCTCGCCCAAGCTGATGAAGAAGGTCAGCAAGCTTGGGTCTGAATAA
- a CDS encoding NADH-quinone oxidoreductase subunit NuoF encodes MQATAKKTGQAKLGSLEELEQLRGELTAAVDPDQTLIVVCHGTGCVANGSPGVTEALKKALADAGEDIKVVPGIKTTGCHGFCSRGPLVIIKPAGIFYQQVKPADAEDIVAQTIQKGETVERLLYKHPQTGDTLSTTEEIPFYAGQQRVVLQNIGQIDPTDIEDALRAGAYAGAAKALTAMQPSEVVEAVTKSGLRGRGGAGFPTGVKWGLAAKHGDVEKYVLCNADEGDPGAFMDRSVMEGDPHAVVEGMIIGGYAIGANEGYVYVRAEYPLAIKHLEMALADARALGLLGENILGSGFNFDIRINRGAGAFVCGEETALMRSVEGKVGEPVPRPPYPSDKGLFGKPSVLNNVETWANVSRILERGWEWFAGLGTEKSKGTKVFALVGKVNNVGLVEVPMGIKLRNIVMDIGGGVPGSDHFKAVQTGGPSGGCLPWEDADLPVDFDSLIAAGSMMGSGGMIVMDDRDCMVDVAKYFLGFLEEESCGKCFPCRLGVPRLRETLVRFSKGEGTAEDIDDLYSLAEAIKMGSLCALGGTAPNAVLSTLRYFRDEYEAHILEHRCPAGVCKDLITYSIDPEACTGCHACFRACPQNAVSGEKKKPHTIDESLCIRCGMCMESCKFGAIQVV; translated from the coding sequence ATGCAAGCTACGGCAAAAAAGACGGGGCAGGCTAAGCTGGGCTCCCTGGAAGAATTGGAGCAACTGCGCGGCGAGCTTACCGCGGCGGTGGACCCGGACCAGACCCTGATCGTGGTCTGTCACGGCACCGGCTGCGTGGCCAACGGAAGCCCGGGCGTCACCGAGGCCCTCAAGAAGGCCCTGGCCGACGCGGGCGAGGACATAAAGGTGGTGCCCGGCATCAAGACCACCGGCTGCCACGGTTTCTGTTCGCGCGGCCCCCTGGTGATCATCAAGCCGGCGGGCATCTTCTATCAGCAGGTCAAGCCGGCCGACGCCGAGGATATCGTCGCCCAGACCATCCAAAAGGGCGAGACCGTGGAGCGGCTGCTCTACAAGCATCCCCAGACCGGCGACACCCTCAGCACCACCGAGGAGATCCCCTTCTACGCTGGCCAACAGCGGGTGGTCCTGCAGAACATCGGCCAGATCGACCCCACCGACATCGAGGACGCCCTCCGGGCCGGGGCCTATGCCGGCGCGGCCAAGGCGCTCACCGCCATGCAGCCCAGTGAGGTGGTGGAGGCGGTCACCAAGTCCGGCCTCAGGGGCCGGGGCGGGGCGGGCTTCCCCACCGGCGTGAAGTGGGGCCTGGCCGCCAAGCACGGCGACGTCGAAAAGTACGTGCTGTGCAACGCGGACGAGGGCGACCCCGGAGCCTTCATGGACCGCTCGGTGATGGAGGGCGACCCCCACGCCGTGGTGGAGGGCATGATCATCGGCGGCTACGCCATCGGGGCCAACGAGGGCTACGTGTACGTGCGCGCCGAGTATCCCCTGGCCATCAAGCACCTGGAAATGGCCTTGGCCGACGCCCGGGCCCTGGGCCTGTTGGGCGAGAACATCCTGGGCAGCGGCTTCAACTTCGACATCCGCATCAACCGCGGCGCGGGCGCCTTTGTCTGCGGCGAGGAAACCGCCCTCATGCGCTCGGTGGAGGGCAAGGTGGGCGAGCCGGTTCCCCGGCCGCCGTACCCCTCGGACAAGGGCCTGTTCGGCAAGCCCTCGGTTCTCAACAACGTGGAGACCTGGGCCAACGTCAGCCGCATTCTCGAGCGCGGCTGGGAGTGGTTCGCCGGGCTGGGCACCGAGAAGTCCAAGGGCACCAAGGTATTCGCCCTGGTGGGCAAGGTGAACAACGTGGGTTTGGTCGAGGTGCCCATGGGCATCAAGCTCCGGAACATCGTCATGGACATCGGCGGCGGGGTCCCCGGCTCGGACCACTTCAAGGCGGTGCAGACCGGCGGGCCTTCCGGCGGCTGCCTGCCCTGGGAAGACGCCGACCTGCCGGTGGACTTCGACTCGCTCATCGCGGCCGGGTCCATGATGGGCTCGGGCGGCATGATCGTCATGGACGACCGCGACTGCATGGTGGACGTGGCCAAGTACTTCCTGGGCTTCCTGGAAGAGGAATCCTGCGGCAAGTGCTTCCCCTGCCGCCTGGGGGTGCCCCGCTTGCGCGAGACCCTGGTGCGCTTCTCCAAGGGCGAAGGCACCGCCGAGGACATCGACGACCTCTACAGCCTGGCCGAGGCCATCAAGATGGGCTCCCTGTGCGCCCTGGGCGGCACCGCCCCCAACGCGGTGCTCTCGACCCTTCGCTACTTCCGCGACGAGTACGAAGCCCACATCCTGGAGCACCGCTGCCCGGCCGGGGTCTGCAAGGACCTCATCACCTACAGCATCGATCCGGAGGCCTGCACCGGCTGCCACGCCTGCTTCCGGGCCTGCCCCCAGAATGCGGTCAGCGGCGAGAAGAAGAAGCCGCACACCATTGATGAGAGCCTGTGCATCCGTTGCGGCATGTGCATGGAATCGTGCAAGTTCGGGGCGATCCAGGTCGTTTAG